A genomic segment from Modestobacter roseus encodes:
- a CDS encoding TetR family transcriptional regulator, translating into MNTETAPAPRDRRDSRWDAHRRARREQLVEATLAAVGRHGPGVGMDEIAAEAGTSKTVVYRHFADRSELHVAVCARVAEQLTRKLREAIGSSEHPRQMVSAAVETYLAFIEADPGVYRFVVGQSLADRPVDLMTEGKDPISSLSDLIGDEVGALVAVALDRAGQDTAAAAPWGHGVIGLVRAAADWWLRADRPMPRTQLAAHLTDLAWTGLRGVVTPASRNTRPSTTAPARPMEDS; encoded by the coding sequence GTGAACACCGAGACGGCGCCCGCACCGCGGGACCGGCGCGACTCCCGCTGGGACGCGCACCGGCGCGCGCGGCGCGAGCAGCTGGTGGAGGCGACGCTGGCCGCCGTCGGCCGGCACGGACCCGGCGTCGGGATGGACGAGATCGCCGCCGAGGCCGGCACCAGCAAGACCGTCGTCTACCGGCACTTCGCCGACCGCAGCGAGCTGCACGTCGCCGTCTGCGCCCGGGTCGCCGAGCAGCTGACCCGCAAGCTGCGCGAGGCGATCGGCAGCAGCGAGCACCCCCGGCAGATGGTCTCGGCCGCCGTCGAGACCTACCTGGCGTTCATCGAGGCCGACCCGGGCGTGTACCGCTTCGTCGTCGGCCAGTCCCTCGCCGACCGGCCGGTCGACCTGATGACCGAGGGCAAGGACCCGATCAGCAGCCTGTCGGACCTGATCGGCGACGAGGTCGGCGCCCTGGTCGCCGTCGCGCTCGACCGCGCCGGGCAGGACACCGCCGCTGCCGCGCCGTGGGGACACGGGGTGATCGGGCTGGTCCGCGCCGCCGCCGACTGGTGGCTCCGCGCCGACCGCCCGATGCCGCGCACCCAGCTCGCCGCGCACCTGACCGACCTGGCCTGGACCGGACTGCGCGGGGTCGTCACCCCCGCGTCGCGGAACACCAGGCCCTCAACCACCGCCCCCGCTCGTCCGATGGAGGACTCATGA
- a CDS encoding 3-oxoacyl-ACP reductase: MSDWYRDFANSGVGTTITKQLGLPRPAQLRRYEPGQPLLPGPALVGSAGQGRLRDQVTALLRDAGVTVVSPVVADGDDGGAKLGAVVLDATGLTGPGDLAAAHDLLAPAMKRLGASGRVLVLADPPATAEGPAQAAARQALEGLVRSLAKELRNGGTANLVLVPEGAEPALGGPLRFFLSGRAAYVDGQVLTLTGATPASQDDERPLAGKVAVVTGAARGIGAAIARVLSRDGAHVVAVDVPAAGEQLASVANEIGGTAVALDITADDAGPRLATQLIARHGGVDVVVHNAGITRDKLLVNMDAARWNSVMAVNLQAQLDITQALLDTDGALKPGARVVSVSSQSGIAGNRGQTNYAASKAGIIGMVRAWAPEFAERGATINAVAPGFIVTEMTATMPLGTREVGSRLNSLQQGGLPVDVAETIAFLAQPASAGVNGQVVRVCGQSLLGA, translated from the coding sequence GTGAGCGACTGGTACCGCGACTTCGCCAACTCCGGCGTCGGTACGACCATCACCAAGCAGCTGGGGCTGCCCCGGCCGGCGCAGCTGCGCCGGTACGAGCCCGGCCAGCCGCTGCTCCCCGGGCCTGCGCTGGTCGGCTCCGCCGGTCAGGGCCGGCTGCGGGACCAGGTGACCGCGTTGCTGCGCGACGCCGGGGTCACCGTGGTCTCCCCCGTGGTGGCCGACGGCGACGACGGCGGCGCGAAGCTGGGCGCCGTCGTGCTGGACGCCACCGGCCTGACCGGCCCGGGCGACCTCGCCGCCGCCCACGACCTGCTCGCCCCCGCGATGAAGCGGCTCGGGGCCAGCGGGCGGGTGCTGGTGCTGGCCGACCCGCCGGCGACGGCGGAGGGCCCGGCGCAGGCCGCGGCCCGCCAGGCGCTGGAGGGGCTGGTCCGCTCGCTGGCCAAGGAGCTGCGCAACGGCGGCACCGCCAACCTGGTGCTCGTGCCCGAGGGCGCCGAGCCGGCGCTGGGCGGCCCGTTGCGGTTCTTCCTGTCCGGCCGCGCGGCCTACGTCGACGGTCAGGTGCTCACCCTGACCGGCGCCACCCCGGCGAGCCAGGACGACGAGCGCCCGCTGGCCGGGAAGGTCGCCGTCGTCACCGGCGCGGCCCGCGGCATCGGTGCGGCGATCGCCCGGGTGCTGTCCCGCGACGGCGCGCACGTCGTCGCGGTCGACGTCCCGGCCGCCGGCGAGCAGCTGGCGTCGGTGGCCAACGAGATCGGGGGGACGGCGGTCGCGCTCGACATCACCGCCGACGACGCCGGCCCGCGGCTGGCGACGCAGCTGATCGCCCGGCACGGCGGGGTGGACGTCGTCGTGCACAACGCCGGGATCACCCGGGACAAGCTGCTGGTGAACATGGACGCCGCCCGCTGGAACTCCGTCATGGCGGTGAACCTGCAGGCGCAGCTGGACATCACGCAGGCGCTGCTGGACACCGACGGCGCGCTGAAGCCGGGCGCCCGGGTGGTCAGCGTCAGCTCGCAGTCGGGCATCGCGGGCAACCGCGGGCAGACCAACTACGCGGCGTCCAAGGCCGGGATCATCGGCATGGTGCGCGCCTGGGCGCCGGAGTTCGCCGAGCGGGGCGCCACGATCAACGCGGTCGCGCCGGGCTTCATCGTCACCGAGATGACCGCGACGATGCCGCTGGGCACCCGCGAGGTCGGCTCGCGGCTGAACTCGCTGCAGCAGGGCGGGCTGCCGGTCGACGTCGCCGAGACGATCGCCTTCCTCGCCCAGCCGGCCAGCGCCGGGGTCAACGGCCAGGTCGTGCGGGTGTGCGGCCAGTCGCTGCTGGGGGCGTGA
- a CDS encoding MaoC family dehydratase — protein sequence MIVLTDPPNMAALFARAAVTARGRGGDLPDTHLARTGVTVDPAQLADYAAVCRFPLADALPVTFPHVLTFPLQVALMADRSFPLALPGLVHVRNRITVNRPIGVDEALDLEVWADRFATHRSGATVDLVASVRSRGDEVWRGRSTYLARGAAAPDGAPEADVEVPVGEVERVAARWRVPDGAGRRYAKVSGDVNPIHLSGLTAKAFGFKRAIAHGMWVKARALAALSGRLPDAVSVDVGFRKPLFLPSTVTLATEQRDGGWDLAVRNEKSGVEHVVSVIRPV from the coding sequence ATGATCGTCCTCACCGACCCGCCGAACATGGCGGCGCTGTTCGCCAGGGCGGCGGTCACCGCCCGCGGCCGCGGCGGCGACCTGCCCGACACCCACCTGGCCCGCACCGGGGTGACCGTCGACCCGGCGCAGCTGGCCGACTACGCCGCCGTCTGCCGGTTCCCGCTGGCCGACGCGCTGCCGGTCACCTTCCCGCACGTGCTCACCTTCCCGCTGCAGGTCGCGCTGATGGCCGACCGGTCGTTCCCGCTGGCGCTGCCCGGGCTGGTGCACGTGCGCAACCGGATCACCGTGAACCGGCCGATCGGGGTCGACGAGGCGCTCGACCTCGAGGTCTGGGCCGACCGGTTCGCCACCCACCGGAGCGGGGCGACCGTCGACCTGGTGGCCTCGGTGCGCAGCCGGGGTGACGAGGTCTGGCGCGGCCGGTCGACCTACCTGGCCCGCGGGGCCGCGGCGCCGGACGGCGCGCCGGAGGCCGACGTCGAGGTGCCGGTGGGCGAGGTCGAGCGGGTCGCCGCCCGCTGGCGGGTGCCCGATGGCGCCGGACGGCGGTACGCGAAGGTCTCCGGCGACGTGAACCCGATCCACCTCTCCGGGCTGACCGCCAAGGCGTTCGGCTTCAAGCGGGCGATCGCGCACGGCATGTGGGTCAAGGCGCGGGCGCTGGCGGCGCTGTCCGGCCGGCTGCCCGACGCGGTCAGCGTGGACGTCGGCTTCCGCAAGCCGCTGTTCCTGCCCTCCACCGTCACCCTGGCGACCGAGCAGCGGGACGGCGGCTGGGACCTCGCCGTCCGCAACGAGAAGAGCGGCGTCGAGCACGTGGTCTCCGTCATCCGTCCCGTCTGA
- a CDS encoding acetyl-CoA C-acetyltransferase, with translation MAAQTRKAAIVGGNRIPFARANGAYARASNSDMLTATLDGLVARFGLQGEQVGEVVAGAVLKHSRDFNLTREAVLGSRLSAATPAYDVQQACGTGLEAAVLVANKIALGQVESGIAGGVDTASDAPVAVSEDLRRVLMELNRAKTVQQRLKALGRLRPGQLAPEIPRNAEPRTGLAMGDHAAITAKEWEIGRAEQDELAVRSHHALAAAWDAGFFDDLVTPFLGLARDNNLRPDTSVEKLAALKPVFGRGDDATMTAGNSTPLTDGASAVLLASDEWAAERDLPVLAHLVDAQTAAVDYVHGGEGLLMAPAYAVPVLLARNGLTLQDFDFYEVHEAFASTVLATMKAWESPAFCKEKLGLDAPLGSIDRAKLNVHGSSLAAGHPFAATGGRIVATLAKTLHEAGPGKRGLISICAAGGQGVVAILES, from the coding sequence ATGGCTGCACAGACCCGGAAGGCCGCGATCGTCGGCGGCAACCGCATCCCCTTCGCCCGCGCCAACGGCGCCTACGCCCGGGCGAGCAACTCCGACATGCTCACCGCCACCCTCGACGGGCTGGTCGCCCGCTTCGGGCTGCAGGGCGAGCAGGTCGGGGAGGTCGTCGCCGGCGCCGTCCTCAAGCACTCCCGCGACTTCAACCTGACCCGCGAGGCGGTGCTCGGCTCGCGCCTGTCGGCCGCGACCCCCGCCTACGACGTGCAGCAGGCCTGCGGCACCGGCCTCGAGGCGGCGGTCCTCGTCGCGAACAAGATCGCCCTCGGTCAGGTCGAGTCGGGCATCGCCGGCGGCGTCGACACCGCCTCCGACGCCCCGGTCGCGGTGAGCGAGGACCTGCGCCGCGTGCTCATGGAGCTCAACCGGGCGAAGACCGTGCAGCAGCGGCTCAAGGCGCTCGGCCGGCTGCGCCCGGGCCAGCTGGCTCCCGAGATCCCGCGCAACGCCGAGCCGCGCACCGGCCTGGCGATGGGCGACCACGCGGCCATCACCGCGAAGGAGTGGGAGATCGGCCGCGCGGAGCAGGACGAGCTCGCCGTCCGCTCGCACCACGCGCTGGCCGCGGCCTGGGACGCCGGCTTCTTCGACGACCTGGTGACGCCGTTCCTGGGGCTGGCGCGGGACAACAACCTGCGGCCGGACACCTCGGTGGAGAAGCTGGCGGCGCTGAAGCCGGTCTTCGGGCGCGGCGACGACGCCACGATGACCGCCGGCAACTCCACCCCGCTCACCGACGGCGCCTCCGCCGTGCTGCTGGCCAGCGACGAGTGGGCCGCCGAGCGCGACCTGCCGGTGCTCGCCCACCTCGTCGACGCGCAGACCGCCGCGGTCGACTACGTGCACGGCGGCGAGGGCCTGCTGATGGCCCCCGCCTACGCCGTCCCGGTGCTGCTGGCGCGCAACGGGCTCACGCTGCAGGACTTCGACTTCTACGAGGTCCACGAGGCGTTCGCCTCCACGGTGCTCGCCACGATGAAGGCCTGGGAGAGCCCGGCGTTCTGCAAGGAGAAGCTCGGGCTGGACGCCCCGCTCGGGTCGATCGACCGGGCGAAGCTGAACGTGCACGGCTCGTCGCTGGCCGCCGGGCACCCGTTCGCCGCCACCGGCGGCCGGATCGTCGCGACGCTGGCGAAGACGCTGCACGAGGCCGGCCCGGGCAAGCGCGGGCTGATCTCCATCTGCGCGGCCGGCGGCCAGGGCGTCGTCGCGATCCTCGAGTCCTGA
- a CDS encoding acyl-CoA dehydrogenase: MTSTPTPLTQVDPARLTEVLDGRWAHVRRDAREKLGTAHYATVHGETMTEARDRATRLAADLATTGTVAFGYPRAYGGSDDAGASVVSIEMLAQADLSLMVKAGVQWGLFGGAVQALGTQRHHDEFLPRIISFDLPGCFAMTETGHGSDVQQLRTTCTYDPATQTFDLHTPHQAARKDYIGNAAKDGRMAVVFAQLVTGGQRHGVHAWLVPIRDADGNPMPGVTIGDDGPKAGLLGVDNGRLSFDHVTVPRDMLLDRYGQVAPDGTYTSSIENETRRFFTMLGTLVRGRVSVGGSASSATKVALEIAVRYGDVRRQFSTPGEEREVVVNDYLVHQRKLLPALARSYAFSFAQEELLCTMHDVLGAEAVDEGAQRELESRAAGLKALQTWHATQTIQLCREACGGAGYLQENRLPGLKADTDVFTTFEGDNTVLLQLVAKGLLTGYRDAFGSLDGWGKAAFVAEQVRETVLERTAARALIQRLVDAVPGREDDVPFTDRGWQLKMLEDREEHVLEGVIKRLRKNAATHRDGRQFDVFNDVQDHALKAAEAHMERIVLEAFVAGIERTADPAARALLSRVCDLFALTTIEADKGWYLEHSRISPPRAKALTGAVNELLAELRPHMRTLVDAFAVPDAWLNCAILAEEPRRQETMAAHDSTLRAQGTEPQAEETATDLELAPAQ, translated from the coding sequence ATGACCAGCACACCGACGCCGCTGACGCAGGTCGACCCCGCCCGGCTCACCGAGGTCCTCGACGGCCGCTGGGCGCACGTGCGCCGCGACGCCCGAGAGAAGCTCGGCACCGCCCACTACGCGACCGTGCACGGCGAGACGATGACCGAGGCCCGCGACCGGGCGACCCGCCTCGCCGCCGACCTGGCCACCACCGGGACCGTCGCGTTCGGCTACCCGCGGGCGTACGGCGGGTCCGACGACGCCGGCGCCTCGGTGGTCTCCATCGAGATGCTCGCCCAGGCCGACCTGTCGCTGATGGTCAAGGCCGGCGTGCAGTGGGGCCTGTTCGGCGGCGCCGTGCAGGCGCTGGGCACCCAGCGCCACCACGACGAGTTCCTCCCCCGGATCATCTCCTTCGACCTGCCCGGCTGCTTCGCGATGACCGAGACCGGCCACGGCTCCGACGTCCAGCAGTTGCGCACCACCTGCACCTACGACCCGGCGACGCAGACCTTCGACCTGCACACCCCGCACCAGGCCGCCCGCAAGGACTACATCGGCAACGCGGCGAAGGACGGCCGGATGGCGGTCGTCTTCGCCCAGCTGGTCACCGGCGGCCAGCGGCACGGCGTGCACGCCTGGCTGGTGCCGATCCGCGACGCCGACGGCAACCCGATGCCCGGGGTGACCATCGGGGACGACGGCCCGAAGGCCGGGCTGCTCGGCGTCGACAACGGCCGGCTGAGCTTCGACCACGTGACCGTCCCGCGGGACATGCTGCTGGACCGCTACGGCCAGGTCGCCCCCGATGGCACGTACACCTCGAGCATCGAGAACGAGACCCGGCGCTTCTTCACCATGCTCGGCACCCTGGTGCGCGGGCGGGTCAGCGTCGGCGGCTCGGCGTCCTCGGCGACGAAGGTGGCGCTGGAGATCGCCGTCCGCTACGGCGACGTGCGGCGCCAGTTCTCCACCCCCGGCGAGGAGCGCGAGGTCGTGGTCAACGACTACCTGGTGCACCAGCGGAAACTGCTGCCCGCGCTGGCGCGCAGCTACGCGTTCTCCTTCGCCCAGGAGGAGCTGCTCTGCACGATGCACGACGTGCTGGGTGCCGAGGCCGTCGACGAGGGGGCCCAGCGCGAGCTGGAGTCCCGGGCCGCCGGGCTCAAGGCGCTGCAGACCTGGCACGCCACGCAGACCATCCAGCTGTGCCGCGAGGCCTGTGGCGGCGCCGGCTACCTGCAGGAGAACCGGCTGCCCGGGCTGAAGGCCGACACCGACGTCTTCACCACCTTCGAGGGCGACAACACGGTGCTCCTGCAGCTGGTCGCCAAGGGCCTGCTCACCGGCTACCGGGACGCCTTCGGCTCCCTCGACGGCTGGGGCAAGGCCGCGTTCGTCGCCGAGCAGGTGCGGGAGACCGTGCTGGAGCGCACGGCGGCCCGGGCGCTGATCCAGCGGCTGGTCGACGCCGTGCCCGGCCGGGAGGACGACGTCCCCTTCACCGACCGCGGCTGGCAGCTGAAGATGCTGGAGGACCGGGAGGAGCACGTCCTGGAGGGCGTGATCAAGCGGCTGCGCAAGAACGCCGCCACCCACCGGGACGGCCGGCAGTTCGACGTCTTCAACGACGTGCAGGACCACGCCCTCAAGGCCGCCGAGGCGCACATGGAGCGGATCGTGCTGGAGGCGTTCGTCGCCGGCATCGAGCGGACGGCGGACCCGGCGGCGCGGGCGCTGCTGTCCCGGGTCTGCGACCTGTTCGCCCTGACCACCATCGAGGCGGACAAGGGCTGGTACCTGGAGCACTCGCGGATCAGCCCGCCCCGGGCCAAGGCGCTCACCGGCGCGGTCAACGAGCTGCTGGCCGAGCTGCGCCCGCACATGCGCACCCTGGTCGACGCCTTCGCCGTCCCCGACGCCTGGCTGAACTGCGCGATCCTGGCCGAGGAGCCGCGCCGCCAGGAGACGATGGCCGCCCACGACAGCACGCTGCGGGCACAGGGCACCGAGCCGCAGGCCGAGGAGACCGCCACCGACCTGGAGCTCGCCCCCGCCCAGTAG
- a CDS encoding SpoIIE family protein phosphatase has product MSEVGPSPDPLADPRRVDVARRLAAELTGTAPFDRLAGIATRLVGVPSAQVVLLTDVAVALGGAGRPIAVGEATPLSEVPGSVAVRAGAVLVVPDAATDPRVAGLPAVAAGTLGACLSVPLQLASGDRVGALSLLSPTPREWTDRDLLVAREVAATVVTELELVAASATVRSSLTRLELALAAGAVGTWETDLTTGRISWDEGNAAIFGVAGPVEFATDEALVGRIHPDDHAAVEEAMRAALAGSGEFVVEIRVLRADGAERWAVTRGRVLRDAAGAPLRLVGTTVDVTDAREETQRRLAAVQRAAAIAEVAVELANVTGMPDLAEIALRGCRAVLGASGTALAVFDPATGELLLHLTRGLVDAVESGADVQLPARGVDLPLDDALPTQYVARHGEPVLLADRAAAVARFPGMADVSDLVGVGAVAALPLRVEGRLLGSFVAVWPDGRAFSADDVAMLEALTAQIGLSVSRLQADDQRDAAVRALTVANARLQLLAEVGRVLAGTLDIDQQLDRLAELVVPALGDWCWVVVTDEQGRMRRVASAHSDRSRREELEAYVRAMVTGMSDDAAARVVTRTGRPVVLSELDAAYVERALPDAGARAMLAALAPRAGVVVPLVARGETLGALGIYTDAGRDVRTEAQLDTAVEVGRRAGAALQQARLFGQQRQLAETLQRSMLTAPPAPDHCEIVVRYVPAAAGAEIGGDWYDAFVQSDGATVLVIGDVVGHDSRAAAAMGQLRGLLRGIGHHTGGSPAELLSGLDRASAGLDLDTMATAVVARLEQDDPELQHSETRVRWASAGHPPPVLIGVDGTVTLLDDQAPDLLLGVDPRTSRSDRVAVVDRGGTLLLYTDGLVERRDRDLDAGLAELRRVLIDLADLPLEQLCDQLLARMYLPDTEDDVALLAVRVHPQDLPRPPEAGPQRVPPGIEPAPAVRPPAAG; this is encoded by the coding sequence GTGTCCGAGGTGGGTCCGTCCCCCGATCCGCTGGCCGACCCGCGCCGGGTCGACGTCGCCCGCCGGCTCGCCGCCGAGCTGACCGGCACCGCCCCGTTCGACCGGCTGGCCGGGATCGCCACCCGGCTGGTGGGCGTCCCGTCGGCGCAGGTGGTGCTGCTCACCGACGTCGCGGTGGCGCTCGGTGGCGCCGGCCGGCCGATCGCGGTGGGCGAGGCCACCCCGCTGAGCGAGGTCCCCGGGTCGGTCGCCGTCCGTGCCGGTGCCGTGCTGGTCGTGCCCGACGCCGCCACCGACCCGCGCGTCGCCGGCCTGCCCGCGGTCGCCGCCGGGACGCTGGGCGCCTGCCTGTCGGTGCCGCTGCAGCTGGCCTCCGGGGACCGGGTCGGCGCGCTGAGCCTGCTCTCCCCGACCCCGCGGGAGTGGACCGACCGGGACCTGCTGGTCGCCCGGGAGGTCGCGGCGACCGTCGTGACCGAGCTGGAGCTGGTCGCCGCCTCGGCCACCGTCCGCTCCTCGCTGACCCGGCTGGAGCTGGCGCTCGCGGCCGGCGCCGTCGGCACCTGGGAGACCGACCTCACCACCGGCCGGATCAGCTGGGACGAGGGCAACGCCGCGATCTTCGGGGTCGCCGGTCCGGTCGAGTTCGCCACCGACGAGGCGCTCGTGGGCCGGATCCACCCCGACGACCACGCCGCGGTCGAGGAGGCGATGCGGGCCGCGCTCGCCGGCAGCGGGGAGTTCGTGGTCGAGATCCGGGTGCTGCGCGCCGACGGCGCCGAGCGGTGGGCGGTCACCCGGGGGCGGGTGCTGCGGGACGCCGCTGGCGCCCCGCTGCGCCTGGTCGGCACCACCGTCGACGTCACCGACGCGCGTGAGGAGACGCAGCGCCGGCTGGCCGCCGTGCAGCGCGCGGCCGCGATCGCCGAGGTCGCCGTCGAGCTGGCCAACGTCACCGGGATGCCCGACCTCGCCGAGATCGCCCTGCGCGGCTGCCGCGCCGTGCTGGGCGCCTCCGGTACCGCGCTGGCGGTGTTCGACCCGGCCACCGGTGAGCTGCTGCTGCACCTCACCCGCGGCCTGGTCGACGCGGTGGAGTCCGGCGCGGACGTCCAGCTGCCGGCCCGGGGCGTCGACCTGCCGCTCGACGACGCCCTGCCCACCCAGTACGTGGCCCGGCACGGTGAGCCGGTGCTGCTGGCCGACCGGGCGGCGGCGGTGGCCCGGTTCCCGGGGATGGCCGACGTCAGCGACCTGGTCGGCGTGGGCGCGGTGGCCGCCCTGCCGCTGCGGGTGGAGGGCCGGCTGCTGGGCAGCTTCGTGGCGGTCTGGCCCGACGGCCGGGCGTTCAGCGCCGACGACGTCGCCATGCTGGAGGCGCTGACCGCGCAGATCGGGCTGAGCGTGTCCCGGCTGCAGGCCGACGACCAGCGGGACGCCGCGGTCCGGGCGCTGACCGTGGCGAACGCCCGGCTGCAGCTGCTGGCCGAGGTGGGGCGGGTGCTGGCCGGCACGCTCGACATCGACCAGCAGCTGGACCGGCTGGCCGAGCTGGTGGTGCCGGCCCTGGGTGACTGGTGCTGGGTCGTGGTCACCGACGAGCAGGGCCGGATGCGCCGGGTCGCCTCCGCGCACTCCGACCGCAGCCGCCGCGAGGAGCTGGAGGCCTACGTGCGGGCCATGGTCACCGGCATGAGCGACGACGCCGCCGCGCGGGTGGTGACCCGCACCGGCCGCCCCGTCGTCCTCTCCGAGCTGGACGCGGCCTACGTGGAGCGCGCCCTGCCGGACGCCGGGGCACGCGCGATGCTCGCCGCGCTGGCCCCGCGGGCCGGCGTCGTCGTCCCGCTGGTGGCCCGGGGTGAGACGCTCGGCGCCCTGGGCATCTACACCGACGCGGGCCGGGACGTGCGGACCGAGGCGCAGCTGGACACCGCGGTCGAGGTCGGCCGCCGGGCCGGGGCGGCCCTGCAGCAGGCCCGGCTGTTCGGCCAGCAGCGGCAGCTCGCCGAGACCCTCCAGCGGAGCATGCTCACCGCCCCGCCGGCGCCGGACCACTGCGAGATCGTCGTCCGCTACGTCCCGGCCGCCGCGGGGGCGGAGATCGGCGGTGACTGGTACGACGCCTTCGTGCAGTCCGACGGGGCCACCGTGCTGGTGATCGGTGACGTGGTGGGCCACGACAGCCGGGCGGCGGCCGCGATGGGGCAGTTGCGCGGGCTGCTGCGCGGCATCGGGCACCACACCGGCGGCAGCCCGGCCGAGCTGCTCAGCGGGCTGGACCGGGCCTCCGCCGGGCTCGACCTGGACACCATGGCGACGGCGGTGGTCGCCCGGCTGGAGCAGGACGACCCGGAGCTGCAGCACAGCGAGACCCGGGTGCGCTGGGCCTCGGCCGGTCACCCGCCGCCGGTGCTGATCGGGGTCGACGGCACGGTCACGCTGCTCGACGACCAGGCTCCGGACCTGCTGCTGGGCGTCGACCCGCGCACCTCGCGCAGCGACCGGGTCGCCGTCGTCGACCGGGGCGGCACCCTGCTGCTCTACACCGACGGCCTGGTCGAGCGCCGCGACCGCGACCTCGACGCCGGCCTCGCGGAGCTGCGCCGGGTGCTCATCGACCTCGCCGACCTGCCGCTGGAGCAGCTGTGCGACCAGCTGCTGGCCCGGATGTACCTGCCCGACACCGAGGACGACGTCGCGCTGCTCGCCGTCCGGGTCCACCCGCAGGACCTGCCCCGCCCGCCGGAGGCCGGGCCGCAGCGGGTGCCGCCGGGGATCGAGCCGGCGCCGGCCGTCAGACCGCCGGCCGCCGGCTGA
- a CDS encoding trimeric intracellular cation channel family protein codes for MEVLAATVETLRIPQVVDLTAIVIGALTGGLLAAREGFAVSGVLLLAVSGGLGGGLIRDVLLASAPPVALTDPAYLPTVAVTAAVTFYFSGWLSRLTRLLVVLDALTLGFFTVIGAQKAQLAELPSASVVFLGTLTAVGGTLIRDVLLAQRADIVGPGPYNAVAALIGASVLTVLAGPLDLPPLPVAAIVITLVAGLRVLSVWRGWEAPVAVDLPQRARSRLGRRLSRRETPRRERTRRRGRR; via the coding sequence GTGGAGGTCCTGGCGGCGACGGTCGAGACGCTGCGCATCCCGCAGGTGGTCGACCTGACGGCGATCGTCATCGGCGCGCTCACCGGTGGGCTGCTGGCCGCCCGGGAGGGGTTCGCCGTCTCCGGCGTGCTGCTGCTGGCGGTCAGCGGCGGCCTCGGCGGCGGGCTGATCCGCGACGTCCTGCTCGCCTCGGCCCCGCCGGTGGCGCTGACCGACCCGGCCTACCTGCCCACCGTCGCGGTCACCGCCGCGGTGACGTTCTACTTCTCCGGCTGGCTGTCCCGGCTCACCCGGCTGCTGGTGGTGCTCGACGCCCTCACCCTGGGCTTCTTCACCGTCATCGGCGCGCAGAAGGCCCAGCTGGCCGAGCTGCCCAGCGCGTCGGTGGTCTTCCTCGGCACGCTCACCGCGGTCGGCGGCACGCTCATCCGCGACGTGCTGCTGGCCCAGCGGGCGGACATCGTCGGGCCGGGGCCGTACAACGCGGTCGCGGCCCTGATCGGGGCGTCCGTGCTGACCGTGCTGGCCGGGCCGCTGGACCTGCCGCCGCTGCCGGTCGCCGCGATCGTCATCACCCTGGTGGCGGGGTTGCGGGTGCTGTCGGTGTGGCGTGGCTGGGAGGCGCCGGTCGCGGTCGACCTGCCGCAGCGGGCGCGCAGCCGGCTGGGCCGGCGGCTGTCCCGGCGGGAGACGCCTCGCCGCGAGAGGACCCGGCGGCGCGGACGGCGCTGA